The following is a genomic window from Sphingomonas sinipercae.
GCGACGATCCTCACCGGCCCGCGACGGTCCGGCCGCAGCCTGTTGGCGCGAAGCTTCGTCGAGCGGGTTGGCGGACGGTTGATCGACCAGGCCGACCGGGCGGACGAGGAAGAGGTGTTCCATGCCTGGAACGCGGCGCAGGATAGCGGTCGACCACTGGTGATGATCGCCGATTCGGTGCCGCCGGACTGGGACATTGCGCTGCCCGACTTGCGGACCCGGATCGCGGTGACTCCGGCGACCACCATCGGGCCGCCCGACGATACTTTGTGCCAGCAGGTCATCGACCTGCATTTTGCCGACCGCGGGCTGCATATTCCGCGCGAGGCGCTGCGCTTCATGTCGGAGCGGATCGAGCGCGATTACTGGACGGCCGAGCGCGCCGTCGAAGTCGTCGACCGCTACGCCATTGCCGAGCGGGCGCGGCTGTCGCTCCCGACGATCAGGCGGGCATTGCTGGATGCCGGAATGATTTCCAGCGACTAGCTAGGCCTGGTGGATCGCCTTGACGACCTGGTAGGTCTCGAGCCCTTCCTTGCCGCCCTCGCTGCCGAAGCCCGAATCCTTGACCCCGCCGAATGGCGCGTCAGCGACCGAAATGGCGAAGGTGTTGATCCCGACCATGCCGGCTTCGATCGCGTCGCCAAGCAAGTTGGCTCGGCGACCGTTCTCGGTGAAGGCAAAGGCGGCCAGACCGAACGGAAGGCGGTTCGCCTGCTCGATCGCTTCGTCCATGTCCTTGAAGGCGCGTGACACGGCAACGGGGCCGAAGGGTTCGGTATTCATGATGTCGGCTTCGACCGGGACGTCCGCAAGCAGGGTCGGCCGGAAGAAGAAACCGCTGTCGCCCGGTTCGCCGCCTTCGACCAGGCGCGCGCCCTTCGCCTTGGCGTCCGCAACCAGGGCGCCGATCGCTTCGGGACGCCGCTTGTTGGCCAGCGGACCCATCCTGGTTTCCGCCTCCAGGCCGTCACCCATCGTCACCTTGCGGGTGCGCTCGGCAAAGCCTTTGATGAAGGCCTCGTAGATGGATTCCTGCACGTAGAATCGGGTCGGCGACACGCAGACCTGGCCCGCGTTCCGGAATTTCTGCGGGACCACCATGTCCAGCGTCTTTTCCAAGTCGCAATCGTCGAAGATCAGCACCGGCGCGTGGCCGCCAAGCTCCATCGTCACCCGGGTCATGCTGTCGGCGCACAGCTTCATCAAGTGCTTGCCGACCGCGGTCGACCCGGTGAAGCTGACCTTGCGGATCGTGGGCGACGCGATGAGGTGGCGGCTGACCATGTCCGGCACGCCGTGGACCAATTGGAACACGCCCTTGGGCAGGCCGGCATCGTCGAGCGCCTGGGCGACTGCGAGCGTGTTGCCCGGCGTCTCCTCCGGCGGCTTGGCAATCACCGAGCAGCCGGCGGCAAGTGCGGCGGCGACCTTTTTCGCGAGCAGATAGATCGGGAAATTCCACGGGGTGAACGTCGCCACCGGTCCGACCGGCTCGTGCATCACGCGTGAAAGCTGCCCCGGCGGCCGGACCAGGACGCGGCCATAGTCGCGCTTGATCTCCTCGGCGTACCAATCGAACAGGGACGCTGCCCCGAAGACCTCGCCCTTGGCTTCGGCAAAGGGCTTGCCCTGTTCCTGGGTCAGCGTCCGGCCGATCTGGTCGGCGCGTTCCTTCAGCAGTTTTGCGGCCTTGTGCAGGATGGCGCTGCGCTTCTCGACGTCGGTCGCGCGCCATTCGGGGTAGGTGCGCTTGGCGGTGTCCAGCGCTTCGTCCAGGTCCGCTTCGGTCGCCAGGGGCACGTCGGCAATGCCTTCGCCGGTGACCGGGTTGACGACCTGGAAGCTGTCACGGCCTTCGCCCGTGCGCCAGCTTCCGTTGATGAAGAGCTTGAGCTCCGGTTCATATCCCATGCTCGCCAGATAGGGCTGCCTTGATGCGCCCGCAACGGCCCGCTAGCGAATGGGACAAAGGAGATGCCGCAATGACCAAGCAGGAACTCGTTTCGAAGATGCAGGAAAACCGGGCCTGGGTTGCCGGCAAGACGGTAAAGCTCGACTTCGGTTCGGAAGGCACGGTCCTTCTGGATGGCGCGTCGGAGCAGGTTACCGAAGCCGACGGTGCGGCCGACACGACGATCAAGACCAGCTGGGAAGACTGGCAGAAAATGGCCGCTGGCGAGCTCGACGGCATGACCGCTTTCATGACCGGCAAGCTCAAGGTCGAAGGCGATATGTCGAACGCCATGCAGCTGCAGGGCGTGCTCGCCAAGCTCAAGGGCTAGCCGGTGGCACGCAAGATTTATCCCGATGCTTCGGCGGCGCT
Proteins encoded in this region:
- a CDS encoding DnaA ATPase domain-containing protein; the encoded protein is MNRGADQIALPLDWPQTQGDTRFILGEPNREAFEHFRKWSMWPVKATILTGPRRSGRSLLARSFVERVGGRLIDQADRADEEEVFHAWNAAQDSGRPLVMIADSVPPDWDIALPDLRTRIAVTPATTIGPPDDTLCQQVIDLHFADRGLHIPREALRFMSERIERDYWTAERAVEVVDRYAIAERARLSLPTIRRALLDAGMISSD
- a CDS encoding NAD-dependent succinate-semialdehyde dehydrogenase produces the protein MGYEPELKLFINGSWRTGEGRDSFQVVNPVTGEGIADVPLATEADLDEALDTAKRTYPEWRATDVEKRSAILHKAAKLLKERADQIGRTLTQEQGKPFAEAKGEVFGAASLFDWYAEEIKRDYGRVLVRPPGQLSRVMHEPVGPVATFTPWNFPIYLLAKKVAAALAAGCSVIAKPPEETPGNTLAVAQALDDAGLPKGVFQLVHGVPDMVSRHLIASPTIRKVSFTGSTAVGKHLMKLCADSMTRVTMELGGHAPVLIFDDCDLEKTLDMVVPQKFRNAGQVCVSPTRFYVQESIYEAFIKGFAERTRKVTMGDGLEAETRMGPLANKRRPEAIGALVADAKAKGARLVEGGEPGDSGFFFRPTLLADVPVEADIMNTEPFGPVAVSRAFKDMDEAIEQANRLPFGLAAFAFTENGRRANLLGDAIEAGMVGINTFAISVADAPFGGVKDSGFGSEGGKEGLETYQVVKAIHQA
- a CDS encoding SCP2 sterol-binding domain-containing protein, which codes for MTKQELVSKMQENRAWVAGKTVKLDFGSEGTVLLDGASEQVTEADGAADTTIKTSWEDWQKMAAGELDGMTAFMTGKLKVEGDMSNAMQLQGVLAKLKG